The proteins below come from a single Verrucomicrobiales bacterium genomic window:
- a CDS encoding DUF3365 domain-containing protein, translating to MKLGSRIIVGAGAALALGVACSLWIQRQVIRRQGIEMTHASMRAVVIEGEQVRSSFSAMNQNKAFDLPHLMEEIKKGASLRESTLYSTIPVVAAWKAIGEVAKKEGYEFRIPKRQARNPKNSPTPEEERILKLFETQQTNEFFQVDHANNQIVFARPIVLTSDCLMCHGDPKTSPTGDGKDLLGFAMEDWKAGQVHGAFVLKSSMDKIDAVVKAGFMNTLILVLPLTLGIVLVLSYINRRLLILPLSHSIRRIYESSEQTAESSSQISATSQSLAEGAGDQAAALEQTSASLEEMSSMTKRNAEHAADAKAIANLTRSAADAGLADMQEMSEAVTAIKTSGDNISKILKTIDEIAFQTNILALNAAVEAARAGEAGLGFAVVADEVRNLAQRSALAARETEERITESVQKSDRGVQVCAKVSDRLTEIAQHARKVDEVVGQIATASAEQGTGIAQINSAVSQMDRITQTNAAGAEEEASAAASLKHEAQCLKKSVEDLLAMIGEESRPVQLGAELRGKKSSGRSNALGQGVTSDARNADASGTRPETPFTPADSERTKQP from the coding sequence ATGAAACTGGGGTCTAGAATCATTGTCGGCGCAGGGGCGGCACTTGCATTAGGCGTAGCCTGCAGCTTGTGGATTCAACGTCAAGTCATCCGCCGTCAAGGCATCGAGATGACGCACGCTTCGATGCGTGCGGTGGTGATCGAAGGTGAGCAGGTGCGATCTTCCTTCTCGGCAATGAACCAAAACAAGGCCTTCGATCTGCCTCACCTCATGGAGGAGATCAAGAAGGGGGCCTCGCTGCGTGAATCCACTCTCTACAGCACCATCCCGGTCGTGGCGGCCTGGAAAGCGATCGGGGAAGTGGCCAAGAAAGAGGGCTATGAATTCCGGATCCCCAAGCGCCAGGCTCGGAACCCGAAGAATTCGCCGACTCCCGAGGAGGAGCGGATCTTGAAGCTCTTCGAAACCCAGCAGACGAACGAGTTTTTCCAGGTAGACCACGCGAACAACCAAATCGTGTTCGCCCGACCCATCGTGCTCACGTCAGATTGCCTGATGTGCCACGGCGATCCCAAGACCAGTCCCACGGGCGACGGCAAGGACTTGCTCGGCTTCGCGATGGAGGATTGGAAGGCAGGGCAGGTGCATGGCGCCTTCGTGCTGAAGTCCTCTATGGACAAGATCGACGCCGTTGTGAAGGCCGGGTTCATGAACACGCTCATCCTCGTCCTCCCCTTGACGCTCGGTATCGTCCTCGTGCTCTCCTACATCAATCGCCGACTGCTTATCCTGCCCCTGTCTCACAGCATCCGCCGCATTTACGAGTCGAGTGAGCAAACCGCCGAATCCTCCAGCCAGATCTCCGCCACCAGCCAATCGTTGGCGGAGGGAGCAGGGGATCAGGCGGCGGCACTGGAACAAACCAGTGCCTCGCTGGAGGAAATGTCGAGCATGACCAAGCGCAATGCCGAACATGCGGCCGATGCCAAGGCCATTGCCAACCTGACGAGATCCGCCGCCGACGCTGGGCTCGCGGACATGCAGGAAATGAGCGAGGCCGTCACGGCCATCAAAACGTCCGGAGATAACATCTCCAAAATCCTAAAGACCATCGACGAGATCGCCTTCCAAACCAATATCCTGGCTCTGAACGCCGCTGTGGAAGCAGCGCGGGCCGGGGAAGCCGGATTGGGCTTCGCTGTGGTCGCTGATGAAGTTCGCAATCTCGCCCAGCGCAGCGCCCTCGCCGCCCGCGAAACGGAAGAACGAATCACCGAATCCGTCCAGAAGTCCGACCGCGGGGTTCAGGTCTGCGCCAAGGTTTCCGACCGACTGACAGAGATCGCACAACACGCACGCAAGGTCGACGAAGTCGTCGGACAAATCGCTACCGCATCGGCTGAGCAAGGCACGGGAATCGCCCAGATCAACAGCGCCGTATCTCAAATGGACCGGATCACCCAGACCAACGCCGCCGGTGCCGAGGAGGAGGCGTCGGCCGCCGCTTCGCTCAAACACGAGGCTCAGTGCCTCAAAAAGTCGGTCGAGGATCTTCTCGCCATGATCGGAGAAGAGTCGAGACCAGTCCAGCTGGGCGCCGAACTGCGTGGCAAGAAATCCTCGGGCCGAAGCAACGCGCTCGGACAAGGAGTGACCTCCGATGCGCGGAATGCCGACGCCTCCGGCACCCGTCCGGAAACACCGTTCACGCCCGCCGACTCTGAGCGGACAAAACAGCCTTAA